The Archangium primigenium genomic interval TGGTGCCGGAGTCCTGGATGAAGTGCTCGGCGTAGGCGTAATCGCCGTAGTTGAGGCCCCGCTTCTCGCGCAGCTCGTTGAAGAGCACGCCGCCGAGCTGCCGGTGCTCGCCGAGGTACGACAGGGCGAAGGAGACGGGGAAGAAGTCCGGATCGCCCCGGCGCAGGGGCGTGACGTAGCCGAGCGACACGCCCGTGGACAGCGTGGGCTTCTGCACGACCACGGCCCGGCCGCCCTGGGTGGACACGGGGGGCAGCTCCACCCGGGGGGCGCCCGTGGCGGGCAGCGCGGACAGGCGGGCGACGACGTCCTTCTGCAGCGCCTCGTCCACGCCGCCGGCCAGCCCGATGACGAGCCGATCCTGGGTGAAGACGCGCGCGGCGTGCGCCTTCACGTCCTCGAGCGTCAGCGACTCCAGGCCCTTCTCGGTGCCGCCCACGAAGTGGGCATAGGGGTGGCCCTCGAACAGGAGCGCGTCGAGCGCCACCTTGCCGAGCGTCTCGTCGTCCTCGGCGCGCAGCCCGTTGCGCAAATCACTCAGGGCGCGGGTGCGCAGCCGCTCGAACTCCTGGGGCGACCAGCGCGGGTGGAGCAGCACGTCGGTGAACAGCTCCAGGAAGGGCGGCAGGAAGTCCTTGTGGACACGGCCCGCGAAGACGGTGAACTCCTTGTCCGTGGAGGCGTTGAACTCGGCCGCCATGGGGAAGAGCGTCTCGAGCACCTGGGCGGAGGTGAGCTTCTGCGTGCCGCCCTCGGCGAGCACGGTGGCGGCGAGCGCGGTGAGGCCCTCCTTGCCCCGGGGGTCGTCCACCGAGCCCGTGTGGAAGACGAGCCGGAAGCTCACCAGGGGGCTGGCGGGGTTGGCCTGGACCACGAGCCGGGCGGGCTCGGGCGTCCGCAGCGGCCGGGCGGGCACGGTGGCGGGGACGGCGGGCGTCTCGGCGGCGGCCTGGGTGGGCGCGGGCGGCGGAGGCGGCGGCGCGGGCGGCGCCTCCGCGCGGGGCGTGGTGGCGCAGCCGCCGAGGCTCAGCGCGGCGAGGAGGACGAGGGAGGGAACACGGGGGGAGCGCATCACTTCTGGCCTCCGGCCGGGGCGGGCGTGAGGGTGAGCACGGTGCGGTTGGCGGCGGTGAGGTGGCGGCGGGCGAAGGTGACGAGGTCCGAGGGCTTCACCTCGGATACCTTCTGCAGGTGGCGGCCGAGCGCGTCGGGGGCGCCGTAGATGCCCGCGTACCAGGAGACCTGGAGCGCGACGTCCTTGGCGGTCTCCATGCCCATGAGCAGGCCGTAGCGGGTGTTGCTCTTGATGCTCTCCACGCGGGCGGCGTCCACCTTGCCGGTGACGAGCTCCTTCACGGCGGCGTTGAAGGCGGCGCGCACGGGGGCCAGGCTGGCCTCGTCGCTCAGGAGCGCCTCGACGCTGAAGAGGCTGGGGTCTCGGTGGAGCGAGGCGTCCGGGGTGAGCTCCTGGGCCTGCTGCTTGTCGAGCACCAGGGACTTGTAGAGGGGGCTGGTGGGGCCCACGAGGTAGCTGCCGAGCACCTCCTGGATGGCGGCGTTCGCGGTGTCGAGCTTCGCGGCCGGGGTGTGCCAGGCGTACACGAGCCGGGGCTGGGTGCTCTGGGGCCAGTCGACGTGCACGGAGCGCTCCTGGGTCTGCGAGGGCTCGGTGGGCACGGTGACGGAGCCGCTCTGGCGGTCCCACGGGCCGTAGTGCTCGCGCACGCTGGCCATCAGCGCGGCGTCATCGAAGTCCCCGACGATGACGAGCAGGACGTTGTCGGGCGTGTACCAGCGCTCGAAGAAGGTCCGGCTGTAGTCGTAGGCCTTGGGCATGGCCTTGATGTCGTCGTAGTAGCCGAGCGTGGTGTGCCCGTAGGGGTGCTTGGTGAAGGCGGTGCGGGCCACCTCCTCGGCCACCTTGAGGCCAGGGGAGGCCGCGTTCTTGTGGTACTCGCCGAGCACGGCGAGCGCCTCGGTCTGGAAGGACGGCTCGGAGTACTCGAGGTGGCGGAAGCGGTCGGCCTCGATCTCCACGAGCTTGCCGAGGCCCGCGGTGGGCCCGTACGAGTAGTAGACGGTGATGTCGTCGGTGGTGAAGGCGTTGTCGTCGAAGCCGTAGGTGGCGATGACCTTCTCGCGCTCGCCCTCGGGGTGGTTCTTCGTGCCCTTGAACATCATGTGCTCGAAGAAGTGGGCGAAGCCCGTGCGGCCCGGCTCCACCTCGTTGCGCGAGCCCACGCGGACCACGGTCTGGTAGGCGATGAGGCCCGGCGAGTTGAAGGGCACGCGGATGACCGTGAGCCCGTTGGGCAGGCGGTCGACCTGCATGGGGTAGGGGAAGAAGGAGGCGGCGGCCGGCTCGGCGGCGGCCACGGGGAGGGCCACCCCCATCAGCAGGAGCAGGAGCGGGATGAAGCGATGTCGCATGCGGGTCCTCATGTCGCTGAAGCCCCCACCGGAGGGGGGCGCCCCGGAACCCTACAGCCTGGTTGCTATTCCCACGAACGGACGAGCGGGCGGGGGGTCCAGGACGTCACGAAGCCGCCACTCGGGGGTGTCAGGAGGATTGACGTGCCGCCGTCAGCGGTTAAGGTAGGTGGAGCAGCGAAGAGGTAGAGCAGTGGCCGTACGAAGTCACGACCGGGGGCGACCTGGTTTCGACGGGGGCATGGAAGTTCGAGACGCGTGCCGAGCATGTTGGTCGCTCGTAAAAACGCCCAACACAGACACAAAAGCCAACGACAACGTTGAGCTCGCGCTGGCTGCCTAACTAGGCGGTTCTTGGTGCGCGGTCCTCCTGCTCTCGGCCCGTGGGGTGGGGTAGGACCGTCATAATGCGGGCTGGCCGTCGAGTGAGCCTGGGCGCTCGACGGTGAGATCTTCCAGGACCGGCTCACAGGATTCCGTCCGTGGAAGCCTGGGGGACGTAATAAAGCGCGGACTACGCACGTAGGGTCGAAGAACGGAAGGCTTTCGGACGCGGGTTCGATTCCCGCCGCCTCCACACGTAGAAGCCCAGCAACCTCACCGGGTCGCTGGGCTTTTTTTTGCCCTCGTTTTCGCATGTGCCCGCGGTGTGGGTCTGATCCGCTTTTGGGACTGGCCCGCTTTTGTGGACATACCTCGTAAGTCGGCTACACGGGAGGTAGTGTCCATGGAACGAAGGAAGAGGCGCAGCTTCAACGAGGAGTTCAAGGCCGAGGCGGTCCGACTGGTGCGCGAGGGCGGCAAGAGCGTGCCTCAAGTGGCCAGGGACTTGGACCTGACGGATTCGGCCCTGCGCAACTGGGTGAGGCAGGCGGAGGTGGACGAGGGCAAGGGCCCGGCGGGCGCGCTCACCACGGCCGAGCGGGAGGAATTCGCACGGCTGCGCAAGGAGGTGCGCCAGCTGACGATGGAGCGTGACTTCCTAAAAAAAGCGGCGGCCTTCTTCGCGAAGGAGGGCTCGACGTGCAGTTCGAGCTGATGGACGCGCAGAAGGCCCACTTCCCCGTGAAGTTCATGAGCCAGCAGTTGGGGGTGTCGCGCTCGGGCTACTATGCGTGGCGAGGGCGCCCGGAGTCCGCGCGGCGGGCGTCGGACCGTGCACTGTCCGAGGAAG includes:
- a CDS encoding M16 family metallopeptidase, producing MRSPRVPSLVLLAALSLGGCATTPRAEAPPAPPPPPPAPTQAAAETPAVPATVPARPLRTPEPARLVVQANPASPLVSFRLVFHTGSVDDPRGKEGLTALAATVLAEGGTQKLTSAQVLETLFPMAAEFNASTDKEFTVFAGRVHKDFLPPFLELFTDVLLHPRWSPQEFERLRTRALSDLRNGLRAEDDETLGKVALDALLFEGHPYAHFVGGTEKGLESLTLEDVKAHAARVFTQDRLVIGLAGGVDEALQKDVVARLSALPATGAPRVELPPVSTQGGRAVVVQKPTLSTGVSLGYVTPLRRGDPDFFPVSFALSYLGEHRQLGGVLFNELREKRGLNYGDYAYAEHFIQDSGTTYNRTNVARTQQDISVWIRPVVPVNGMFATRGAVYFLDRMVRQGIPAEQFRLSRDFLLGYTRLWEQTDQRRLGYAIDSLFYGTPDYLEQYRAALAKMTPESVHAAVKRQLRPEALNFAFVTEDAEGLAKQLREPSPSTITYASPKAPALLEEDKAVGALPLPVRPDAVRIVPARAFMEK
- a CDS encoding M16 family metallopeptidase, encoding MRHRFIPLLLLLMGVALPVAAAEPAAASFFPYPMQVDRLPNGLTVIRVPFNSPGLIAYQTVVRVGSRNEVEPGRTGFAHFFEHMMFKGTKNHPEGEREKVIATYGFDDNAFTTDDITVYYSYGPTAGLGKLVEIEADRFRHLEYSEPSFQTEALAVLGEYHKNAASPGLKVAEEVARTAFTKHPYGHTTLGYYDDIKAMPKAYDYSRTFFERWYTPDNVLLVIVGDFDDAALMASVREHYGPWDRQSGSVTVPTEPSQTQERSVHVDWPQSTQPRLVYAWHTPAAKLDTANAAIQEVLGSYLVGPTSPLYKSLVLDKQQAQELTPDASLHRDPSLFSVEALLSDEASLAPVRAAFNAAVKELVTGKVDAARVESIKSNTRYGLLMGMETAKDVALQVSWYAGIYGAPDALGRHLQKVSEVKPSDLVTFARRHLTAANRTVLTLTPAPAGGQK